One genomic region from Cetobacterium sp. 8H encodes:
- a CDS encoding PG0541 family transporter-associated protein has translation MMINRKNVKRMVIYINDSQKNNLQTFLHKIGFHYYTIQSKLEGSWEHGIRHLNNHVWPGSEAVFHLIVSGDKVDLLLKKLKSFRSDLPDNVVMAVLVCPLDDFIYNMQSVDIEADDSTEKVHWLKDASEE, from the coding sequence ATGATGATTAATAGAAAAAATGTAAAAAGAATGGTAATCTATATAAATGATTCACAAAAGAATAATCTTCAAACATTCTTACACAAGATAGGATTTCACTACTACACTATTCAATCTAAATTAGAAGGTAGCTGGGAGCATGGTATCCGACATTTAAATAATCATGTTTGGCCCGGTTCAGAAGCCGTATTCCATCTTATTGTTTCTGGAGATAAGGTAGATCTCCTTTTAAAAAAATTAAAAAGTTTTAGATCAGATCTTCCAGATAATGTTGTTATGGCTGTACTTGTATGTCCACTCGATGATTTTATATATAACATGCAGTCTGTTGATATTGAAGCTGATGACTCTACTGAAAAAGTTCATTGGCTTAAAGATGCTTCTGAAGAATAG